The Hydra vulgaris chromosome 11, alternate assembly HydraT2T_AEP genome contains a region encoding:
- the LOC136087565 gene encoding uncharacterized protein LOC136087565 encodes MSLKVNDTFLSWDEFFRAVEIHCNETFQPMVKHGCKLSVTANAKIKLDQKPYPEMFKYVYYNLICTHGGFNSSKGIGKRNSGSAKNNCPAKIYAALTKDRTKIIVKQMIETHNHVIDQDLYKHYVQNRKLSNEEKAKVKELSRLGVTTKVIADEMRKSTGKSIINKDIWNIKDKIRQEEKICPSSKNVLNAAELLVKVVDKRRESDPGLVSQYGMSDDNTLQFLFVQTSVMRSTFSKFPEHICIDATYCLNNSDMPLVSFLCVDGNGFSHIIAFALIANESEVMLGQIFKTFKAYNTSWNSIKTFMIDKDMSELTTLEQNFPNSFCEICLFHVKKAFKKKIADLSCTTDVKRKISVYLDTLCHSRDQSIFEKQKQLLLSLDECFAEYFLNNWDHMRDRWVFYKRATHLNFGDTTNNRIESYHQKLKSVITHPIDLHQCLDKIFFLNDMFLEEWKFKQFKSLTKKYFSELSYLHNIITPYAIKHVSLELVKSTQYDLILQSNNTHNVIIGENTYIVSEKSCNCKFFMNMCLPCRHLIAVSQYLGNEKLSLDWFIPRWHVANNNFEGSPIPYENTKVENSNSRTPALDKIQKYKLIKVCSDKLVNKMVEFGTETFQYYLKQLDKFEEMISYGKRFEIFIEDQQVSDNKTTSISSESFVVAPGSSSSSVNNDPMESSNKNKIMNEYQDIEFFVKNNEDPFIDDHVKDEVTGLEDNHIDFTTESIYQQEQINESLDVQRLKLIKPPLKVAKRGRPRGSGQTALGLIKKTVKRKCCFCKKCHPDKNLRKGLKTKWMKCTKCVRYFHDVCLGDKPLHDLHLCLFCIS; translated from the exons ATGTCGCTAAAGGTTAATGATACTTTCTTATCCTGGGATGAATTTTTTCGAGCAGTTGAAATACACTGTAATGAAACATTCCAACCCATGGTTAAACATGGTTGCAAGCTATCGGTAACAGCTAATGCTAAGATTAAACTCGACCAAAAACCTTATcctgaaatgtttaaatacgTGTACTATAATTTAATTTGCACACATGGAGGATTCAATTCAAGCAAAGGAATAGGGAAAAGAAATTCAGG ATCAGCCAAAAATAACTGTCCAGCCAAAATTTATGCTGCTTTAACAAAAGATAGAACAAAGATAATTGTTAAACAAATGATAGAAACACACAATCATGTTATTG aTCAAGATCTTTACAAGCACTATGTCCAAAATAGAAAGCTATCAAATGAAGAGAAGGCTAAAGTTAAAGAACTGAGTCGTCTTGGTGTTACTACTAAAGTAATTGCTGATGAAATGAGAAAAAGTACAGGGAAATCCATTATAAATAAGGACATTTGGAACATCAAGGATAAAATTCGTCAAGAA GAAAAAATATGCCcatcttcaaaaaatgttttaaatgctgCAGAACTGCTAGTGAAAGTAGTAGATAAAAGAAGAGAGAGTGATCCTGGACTGGTATCACAATATGGTATGTCAGATGATAATACTcttcagtttttatttgttcaaactAGTGTAATGAGATCCACATTTAGTAAGTTTCCTGAGCACATTTGTATTGACGCCACCTACTGTCTCAACAACAGTGATATGCCACTGGTATCATTTTTATGCGTGGATGGGAATGGATTTTCCCATATAATTGCTTTTGCTTTAATTGCCAATGAGTCAGAAGTGATGCttggtcaaatttttaaaacctttaaagcTTATAATACTTCTTGGAATTccattaaaacatttatgataGACAAAGATATGAGTGAATTAACAACACTGGAGCAAAATTTTCCTAATAGTTTTTGTGAAATTTGTTTGTTTCATGTTAAAAAAGCTTTCAAGAAAAAGATTGCAGACTTATCATGTACCACtgatgttaaaagaaaaatttctgtATACCTGGATACACTTTGTCATTCAAGAGATCAgtcaatatttgaaaaacagaaACAGTTGCTTTTGTCTCTTGATGAGTGCTTTGcagaatactttttaaataattgggATCATATGCGTGATCGTTGGGTTTTTTATAAACGAGCAACACATTTAAACTTTGGCGACACCACTAATAATAGAATAGAATCTTATCATCAGAAATTGAAAAGTGTAATAACTCACCCAATAGATTTACATCAGTgtcttgataaaatattttttttaaatgacatgtTTTTAGAGGAGTGGaaatttaagcaatttaaaagtttaaccaaaaaatacttttctgaGTTGTCCTACCTTCACAACATAATTACACCATATGCTATAAAACATGTATCGCTTGAGCTTGTAAAAAGTACACaatatgatttaattttgcAATCTAACAATACTCACAACGTGATTATTGGTGAAAACACTTATATAGTGAGTGAAAAGTCgtgtaattgtaaattttttatgaatatgtgTTTGCCCTGTCGTCATCTTATTGCTGTTTCCCAATATTTGGGTAATGAAAAGTTGAGTTTAGATTGGTTTATTCCAAGATGGCATGTTGcgaataataattttgaaggCTCACCTATTCCATATGAAAATACTAAAGTAGAGAATTCTAATTCGAGAACTCCAGCACTAGACAAAATTcagaaatataaacttatcaaGGTTTGCTCTGATAAGCTAGTAAACAAAATGGTGGAATTTGGTACAGAAACGTTTCAGTATTATCTAAAGCAGTTAGATAAATTTGAAGAGATGATTAGTTATGGCaaaagatttgaaattttcattgaaGATCAACAAGTATCAGATAATAAGACAACTTCTATCTCATCCGAAAGTTTTGTAGTGGCTCCTGGAAGTTCCAGTAGTTCAGTAAACAATGATCCTATGGAatcttctaataaaaataaaattatgaatgaATATCAAGATATTGAATTCTTTGTCAAAAATAATGAAGATCCATTCATTGATGACCATGTAAAAGATGAAGTCACTGGATTAGAGGATAATCATATTGATTTTACGACTGAAAGTATATATCAACAAGAACAGATAAATGAGTCTTTAGATGTCCAAAggttaaaacttattaaaccaCCACTTAAAGTTGCTAAGAGAGGCAGGCCTAGGGGTTCTGGCCAAACAGCGTTAgggttaattaaaaaaacagtaaaaaggAAATGCTGCTTTTGCAAAAAGTGTCATCCAGATAAGAATTTACGGAAgggattaaaaacaaaatggatgaAATGCACCAAATGTGTCAGATATTTTCATGATGTGTGCTTAGGAGATAAGCCTCTACATGATTTACATCTATgtttattttgcattagttaA
- the LOC100207540 gene encoding protein HEXIM1: MTQECIDLKVVLEIPWGLNNTLENTPGEFKEQQNNDGAFLDGGLGTNENVYFVNAKREDESRLITENEEKNGFAKRRHRRGSRKNKPRKPRSRYKPFNKLTWDEKRQLDERDTVKALRRREELVLQKGRPIAPYNTTQFLMEEHNPGEENFQNQNTTLHPTTDLSEDSCSSSSSDEYFVKDFDEFYERVHIDTLNSYSKEDLIKYVFELEARIEKFERENKNSDNLKEENYKLLQEIKDLKAEKAKN, translated from the coding sequence atgaCTCAAGAGTGTATTGACTTAAAAGTTGTATTAGAAATTCCATGGGGTTTGAATAATACTCTTGAAAATACTCCAGGAGAATTTAAAGAACAACAAAACAATGATGGCGCGTTTCTCGATGGAGGTTTGGGCACTAacgaaaatgtttattttgttaacgcAAAAAGAGAAGACGAGTCAAGACTTATAACGGAAAACGAAGAAAAAAATGGATTCGCAAAAAGACGACATCGCAGAGGATCTCGTAAAAATAAGCCAAGAAAACCACGATCAAGATATAAACCTTTCAACAAATTGACTTGGGATGAAAAGCGACAGTTAGATGAAAGAGACACTGTGAAAGCACTAAGACGGAGAGAAGAATTGGTCTTACAAAAAGGACGTCCGATTGCGCCTTACAACACTACGCAGTTTTTAATGGAAGAACATAACCCTGGcgaagaaaattttcaaaatcagaaTACGACTTTACACCCTACTACTGATTTATCCGAAGATTCTTGTAGTTCTTCATCGAGCgatgaatattttgtaaaagactTTGACGAATTTTACGAGCGGGTACATATTGATACTTTGAATTCTTATTCTAAAGAAGatcttataaaatatgtttttgaattAGAAGCGCGGATTGAAAAATTCGAAAGGGAAAACAAAAACagtgataatttaaaagaagaaaactaTAAACTTCTTcaagaaataaaagatttaaaagctgAAAAAGCGAAAAACTAA
- the LOC124813971 gene encoding EKC/KEOPS complex subunit TP53RK — MIKQGAEAKVYRCEFFGQEVVVKQRFKKSYRHPILDDKLTRKRTSQEVRSMLRCHKAGIKIPIILFVNHVANEIYMEEIKDSTTLKEEIEKKSSCYLKQNKLEDVMKNIGVIISKMHSAEIIHGDLTTSNILIKEEKNIYFIDFGLSVISNLSEDMAVDLYVLERAFLSTHPCSSLLFSIILDSYIESFNDHKKVQEVISKLNDVRSRGRKRVMIG; from the coding sequence ATGATAAAACAAGGAGCTGAAGCTAAAGTATATAGGTGTGAGTTTTTTGGTCAAGAGGTTGTTGTCAAGcaacgatttaaaaaatcatatcgTCATCCTATTCTTGATGATAAATTAACTAGGAAAAGAACTTCACAGGAGGTTCGCTCAATGTTAAGATGTCACAAAGCAGGAATTAAAATTcctataatattatttgttaaccATGTTGCCAATGAAATATATATGGAAGAAATTAAGGATAGTACGACTCTTAAggaagaaatagaaaaaaaatcctcttgttatttaaagcaaaacaaacttgaagatgtaatgaaaaatattggtgttattatttctaaaatgcATTCAGCAGAAATCATTCATGGTGATCTTACAACATCTAATATTCTGATAAAGgaagagaaaaatatttattttattgacttCGGGTTAAGtgtaatttcaaatttatcagAAGATATGGCTGTTGATTTGTATGTACTGGAAAGAGCTTTTTTGAGTACACATCCTTGCTCTTCACTTTTATTCTCCATCATTCTTGATAGctatattgaaagttttaatgacCACAAAAAAGTTCAAGAAGTTATAAGTAAACTTAATGATGTTAGAAGTAGAGGCAGGAAAAGAGTGATGATTGGCTGA